GTGTGCACGCGCCAGGAGAGTTGTCCTCGTGCCATGAAGAGCCAATGAGAGACCACATACGAAATGAGGAGCCGGCCGAGTGCACGGACCATATCTTCAGActtggacgaggagcgTTCTGCAAACCTACGTAGCGCCTACATCACCCCTGCACTTGGCATTGTTTCAAAGCACGCGTTCTCCTAGGGAAAGCGCCGCCCTGCCAATCAAGTTCTCTCTCACTCTACATCTCAGGGCGGGCGTAGAACCGATCGGCCGAACGCAGGGGCCACATCACACCATATCCCAGCCCCGTTGCGTGAATAAGCTATGGATTTGAAACGCTGGGGGCTAAGATAAAAGAAGCTTTTTATAGTCTCCTGGATAGGCCCATTGCCGGCCATGCCGCGTATACTCCAGCCTGGCGAGTTTGAGCAGTCGCTAGACGAGAGCGACGGCTTTCGGACGGACTCTTCGCTCGATGGCTTGGACGACGAGAAGCGCGAGAAAGCGAGCGCGGAGCTGTCCGACTTTCACATCTTTCAGAACAATACCCTAGTCGACCACTGGGCTGGTGTCTATGACAAGTCCGAGTACGAAGGGCGGCACCGGTTCGACCCCTCCTTTACGTGGACCAAGCAAgaagagcgcgagctggtaTGGAAATTGGATACGCGGCTGATGCTGCTTGTGTGGGTCATGTTCTTTTCGCTGGACCTGGTGCGGCACAATCTGAATCGGTCGCTTGCGAGTCGCAGCGAGAAGCACGGGGGAAATATCTTGGAAGAAGTGGGCCTCTCTCAAAACGATATCAACCATGGCATGCTGGCGTTTTACCTGTCGTTCCTGTGCATGGAGCTTCCGTCTGGCCTGATTTCCAAGCGGCTCGGTCCCGAGGTATGGGTGCCTACGCAGATCATTGCGTGGTCCATCGTGTGTGCGTGCCAGTCGGCCATCACGAACAAGGCTGGCTTTTACATTACACGCGTCTTTCTCGGCATCACGCAGGGCGGTTTTATTCCGGACATGTGCCTGTACCTCACCTACTTTTACACGTCCAAAGAGATGAATGTGCGCATGAGCTTCTTTTATACGGTGCTTGGCGCGTCGCAAATCATCGGCTCGTTTCTGTCGGTCGGCTTTATGCAGCTGAATGGCCTCAATGGCTGGGCGGGCTGGCGCTacctctttgcgctggATTCGGTCATTTCCGGCGTGATTGGCCTGCTGGCCATCTTTTTGATGCCAGCGACCATTAcgaagacgacgacgtTTGCGATCCGCAAGCCGTGGTTTACCGACCGCGAGGAAAAGATCCTCGTGaaccgcctgctgcgcgacgacccCACCAAAGGCGACATGAACAACCACCAGTCGGTCACCTGGCGCGGCCTCTGGAACTGTCTGAAGGACTACGACGGCTGGGTCATTTACGCACTCGCGTTCCTCGTGCTGATCCCCTACCAGCCCCCCCAGACCTACCTGTCGTATATTCTGAGCGACCTAGGCTTCAATACGCTGATGAGCAACTTGCTTGCGATCCCCGGCATGGTGCTCTTTATGGCCAACGCGCTGTGgatggcgcagctcgcgacACGCTTCCGCGCCCGCGCATGGACCTCGGCGCTGACCAACGCGTGGGTATTTCcgtgcctcgtcgcgctcctgtGTATTCCGCAGAAGCAGGACTACTACTGGAACTGGGTGCGCTACGGCCTCTACAGCCTCGTCACCGCCGTGCCCTATCCCCTGCCGAGCATTGTCGGCTGGGTCTCGGAGAATGCGTACTCTGTGCAGACCCGCACGATCTCGCTCTGCTTTCTGAATATCACGGCCCAGATCGGCTCGATCGCAGCGACATTTGTGTACACCGACGGCGACCAGCCGTTCTACCTGCGCGGCAACACGGCCATGGCCGTATTGGCCGGCGTCTCGGTCGTGCAGTGCGTGCTGACGCCGCTCTACTTTACCGCGCGGAATCGGTACAAGGCGAAAAAGTGGGCACAGCTCTCCCCAgacgagcagcaggccTACGCGGTGCACTCGCGCGACTTTGGGCCCCGCCGCCTCGatacgcgcctcgcgacATAAATAGCTGCACGGACTCTTACCTCCACATAACATGCCCCGCGTAAAGCGCGAAGGGAGCGaagaggcgcgtgcgccgaagcgcgtACGGGGCAAGAACCGGACGGGCGGCGATgtcgcgtcgctgctgaAGCTGCATGGCATCcaggcgcgtgcggtgGTGAATGTCGCGTGGCCGGAGGccgggcgtgcgtcgctcgtcgagACCGACGTCGGGCCCGAGGCCGCGTTTCTGGCACGGACACCGACGCGCGacaagctcgtcgacgtggcGTGGCGCCCTCCGGTGCACTGGAACGCATGGCAGGAGACGCCGGAgccggtgcggcggcgcatggagctgcgcaatgcGGCGCCGATCCCGTTATCGGTCGggagcgaggcggtgcaccTGGCGCCGTACGAGGCCGTGTCGCTGCGTACGTCGGTCGACCTACTCACCCAGCGGACCCCAAGAGCGACCGAAAAGTGCACTTGCTTGATACCGGCGGGCATATCTACGACATGGCGtgggcgccgcaggccgaCGCAGACAGTACGTGCTCCAGCTCACCAGACGCCGAATGGCTCGCcattgcgcgtgcgccggaccgcacgacgcgctccctggtcgacgcgccgctgctgggCGGCGACATCCAGATCTGGAAGTTTCCGCTGCACCagtcgacgccgacgctgcatgtcgtgctcgagagcgagggcggcacgccgctgcgcctcgcttGGCAGCCCGAACAGACCGggggcctcggcgtgcttgccgcgacgtacgcggaCGGGAGCGTGCGCATTATGCGCGTGCCCGACGAGGAAGCACCGACGGGCATCGCTGCGGACGACGTCCGTGTCCTGCGCCttgcctcggcgtgcttcAGCCTCGACTGGCAaggcgaccgcctcgctACCGGCTGTGTGAacggcgacgtggccgTGTGGGACGTCGCGAGCGACCTCCCCCTCGTGCACGCGCCAGTGCACGACACGCTCGTGAGCGCTGTGCGGTGGCAAGCGCTTCCTCCCGTGACGACGGACGGGATCcccgacgctgcgcagcagccgaCGACGCTCCTCACGCTCGGGTGGGACGGCACGGAGCTCATCTCTGATGTACACTCGATGTACACGCCTGTGCGCCTCGCACACACCCGGGGTACGTTTGCATGCTAATACAGAACCACGGTATGCTGCTGCCTGGGCGCCGTACGGCGGCCTGTTTGCCGTGGACCTCGGTGACAACCACTTTGGAAgcgtgtcgctgcgcacgcacgatGTGGGCCAGCATCATGCGCTCGGCTTCCACCACGGGCGCatcacggcgctcgccgcgtcgtcctgCCATCCGTacgtcgcgagcggcgcgacagACGGCTCGGTCAAGTTTACCaacgtgctcggcgcgggcaaGCGCAAGACAGAGGACGGGAGCCGCGTACGTCGACCGACTTACCCAGGCCATGCACAAGAGTTTCCGCCTCTCGTTCAAAGACGCGCGCTACATCCTCGAGGATACCTTTTACCCCGAAGGCGTCTGGCCGCAGACCGCGACCAAGACTGCGCCCCCGTTCTGGCACGAGTGGGACGCGTCGGTGGCGATTACCGCGCTGGCGTACAGCCCCAAtcccgcgcgcgcgctgctgctcgcgagcggcacggcgctcggcatggcCCGCATCGAGTGGATCTAATCTACACTACATACCCatccgcagcgccgcacgcaccgcccACGCCACCGCACggaagcgcagcgtgcgtggccgcggcggcgccgcaccgtacttgcgcaggaccggcgcgaggtgcgtAAACTGCGTGCATAGGCGCTCATAGAGCCATTCGTGCGCCcgcagcgtctcgcccAGGTAGGCTTtctggccgacgagcgcgcggctgcgTTTGCGCtcctggtcgagctcggcacgcagcgcagcgaggcgcggcttggcgagcgcaagcacctcggcacgcacctcgtccgcgtGGGTCCGACGCTCGTCctggaggcggcgcaggtctGCGCCGTACTGCTccgtgtcgctgcgcacTTCGCGCAGGTGCTGCTCAAAGTGGTGCACCTGCGCCATAatctcgcggcgctcgtcccATAGGTGGTCCTtttcgccgcgcagctgtGCCACCTCGTCGTTCTTGAGCGCGAGTGCGctctgcagcgcctccatctgctcgatgcgcgcgtcgagctcggcttCGCACGcatggcgcgcgtcgcgcgcgacgtctgCATTCTCGTTCGCCTGCGCGTAGCGCTCGGTCgcgatgcgcagctgctcgccgagcacgcggtgctgctgctccatctgcagctgctgcatctcggcggcgcgcacgtccgcctgcgcctgcgcgagcgccgcttggAGCGTGGggcggtcgagcgacgcctcgTGCACCTCGTGCATCGCCTTGGTCTTGGCCTCGAGCTTCGCAtgagcgcgctcgagctcgtcgtgcgtcgccgcaagctgctcctcgaggcggatcTTGCGTACGGACGAGTCCCGCGAGCGCtgcatcgcctcgtcgagcgccgagcgtgcggactgcagctcgtcggtcAGGGCGTGGACCGTCGCctggagcggcgcgagctcctcgagcgcttcgtcggcgtccatcgagacgcacgcacgctgcgacaccgacgcacgcagcgagtGCCCAGACGGCAGCGAAGAGCCAAACGCGGTGCGGCTCGCGTCGTTCAGCGTGTGGCTCGCCTCTGGTCCTGCGCTCGCTTCCGGCACCTTGGcggggcgctcgcgcatcgcaTTGATCACGCCGTGCGCCTGGTTCAGCGCATGCCGCAGCTTGtcgacgcacgcgtcgagcgcctcgccggattgcagcgcacggtccacgtcctcgagcaTCGATTCGTGGCGGTCTTGCAGGGTATCGGTCGTGCGGTCGAGCAGTGCGTCGGACGCGCATGGTgtgggcggcgcctgcaggcgctgctgctgcgcgtcgacaATCGCCTCCAGGtcgcggatgcgccgcttgaggtgcgcctcggccggcgacgacaTGGGCTggggcgcgggcgtcgtAGGCGCCTGCTCACTGTGCTGCGAGACGTCCAGCGGGAGTGTGCTGTGGTCGACGTCGATCTCGTGCGTCTGAATAATGTgaaagagcgcgtcgcactggctcttgagcgcctcgttctCGGCCGCAAGCTGCTTGTTCAGCTTGTCCTGGTACACCACAAGCCGCGCAGGGTCGACGTGCGTCCCGATCGGCTCGTCGTACGTGCCGAGCTGGGGCATGGACAGGTTCGCCGCATTCGCATTCGACACGACGAGCGGctccgacgacgagctcgtatcggacggcgcgtacgacgtgcgcagcagcgattgcgtgcgcaccgtgtacggcgtcgagtgcgtcgagcgcgaggaaaGCAGGGCAGAGCGCTCGGTCGCATTAGACGCGTGCCCTGGCgtggcgcgcatcgagccgtgcgacagcgagcgcgaggtaTCGCGGCGCGAACGCGCcgacacgcgcgacgcgtcgcgcgccgaggcctgCGAGGTATcgtgcgagcgctgcgagcgcatcgagcgcagcgacgcgtcgcgctgcgagcgtgccgaggctTTGGAGGTATCGTGCGAGCCACGCGACGTATCCGGGATAGCCTCGGGGCTGGGAgagacgcgcggcgcggcaggcggcgcggcggcgcggtctTCAGACGCTTCCGAGAGCTCGCTTGCGGACTGCGACATGTCGAGGCTCGAGTCCTCGAGGGATACCATCGGCTGGCGGAACGAGCGCGAACGATCCATCGAGCGGCGGTCCATCGACAGGTCCATCGACATGTCGGAGCGCCCCGCGATCGAGCGTGTGCTCCGCTCCGCCTTGATTGGCGACTCTTCGTCGTCTGCCGACTCGCCCGATGCGTggacgcgcggcggagAAGAAACAGGCGACGTGCGTTTGTGCATGacggtcggcgaggcgcccgttccccgcgacgtcggcgagtcCGGCGCAGACGCCTCCGAGGTCGATGCTTCGTCGTCTGCAgcacgcagcacgcggctatcgtcctcggcgtcggcgctcgcgtccTGCGAGTCCTGCGAGGCCTTCATCGAGACGTGCAGCGACTGCGAGTCGTCCAGCATGCGCTCGTTGAGCTCGTCGATATTCActgcgagctcgtcgtgcgTCTCGACCTGCGGCGGGACCACCGGATCGGCATCccggtgcagcgccggcaGCTCACTCACGCTGTCCTGGAAGCTCGAAGCATAGTCGGTTTGGTCGGCGTACGAATtcgcgtgcggcgacgcgcgccgcgcaacgCCGGGGATAGAAAAGTCGTCCGAGTCATCAAACAAGTTCTGGTCAATCCTGTCCTGGACATTCGACGAGACGTCGATCCCCAGATCCATggccgctcgtcgccccGTCGTAGCGCAACGCCTCCACGAAGTTGACGCGCCTCCCCCGCGACGCGTCTGTCACGTGACATCGACCACCACCATGCCGGCGGTGGCCTGGAGTGCGGATACGCGtgtcgcggcgcctgcgccggatgcgccgctgTCTGGTCCACAAGGAGAGGAAGGCTCTGTCCCAAAtacgccgacgacgtctGTGCCGCATGAGTCTGCAGAGAGCACACAGGCCGGCCAAGGCACGTCAGGCGCACAGGCCGCACCAGATGCGCCCCAAGGCAAGTGGGTCGCAGCCGAGGATGCCGCCGAGTGGAATAGCCTGCTGATATGGGCACGGAGGCAGCGTGGGCCGCAATGGGATACCGGGACGGGCGTGTACGTTTTTTTAATTTCGGCTGACGCAGTTGGCAAGTGCCGCATGGGAGTGAGCAGTACTATGGGTAGGTTTCTTTTTTTTTCTGACGTAGCTTTTCGATGCGCGAGCATGGCCAGCCTGAAGTGTAATGTTGCCAAGCCACCTCCAAACGAGTTGGGAACGCATGTACAACAGTAGAAGCAAAAAAAAGTTGCCCGCACCCCGAGTCGAACGAGGGATCTCTCCATGTACTATGAAATACAAGTGGAGTGCGTTAACCACTGCGCCATACGGGCATAATTGCAGAATTCCTATCGGTTTGTACTTACTTCAACAGGGCGACGTTTCCACGCGGTTTCCTCCACCATGCGCGACTGGACGTgggaggagctgcgcgatgTTTTTCAGGCGCGCGGCTACCACAAGACGCCGCTGAGCGTCGAGAGACTCGATGAAAAGAACAAGAATGTGCTCCTGCAGATTATGCGCACGCTCATgaacgagcgcgaggaagACGCacaggtgcgcgagcgcctcctcgcgcgcaacCAGGAGctggagcggcgcgtgcagacgacgcagcgcacgacCAAGCACGCGTCGGACAAGACACAGAATGTCGAGAACCGCTTGCACACGATCGAGTCGCGGCTGCAGTACGTATACTTGCGCTGACCCAGAAACGCACACCGCGCACTGGCCGACGAACAGGCCGCGCACAaagcgacgcgcgagcagctcggccgcgcacgcaagCAGATGCTGCAGATGAAGGCGGCTACGGCACAGCACCGCACTGCGACCGACCGCCGCtcggagcgcctgcgcgagcgcatgaCGACGCTTTCCCTCTCGAACctcaaggcgctcgtgccggaTATCCGCATCGCGAGCCCCGCGTTTGTCGCGAAATCGACcacgcccgaggccgagattgccgagcagcagctctCGGCCACGGAGCAAAAGAACCTCGCGCTGATGGACGCGACACACGCGCTCAAGAAACTCGCGGCGGATGCGCTCACGTCGCTGCACCAGGCCGATGTGCGTCTGCAAAAGATTAtcgaggtcgaggtgccgcacgaggcgcgcggcgcgcgcgagggcggcgagccgcagctcgcgcagctcttCCCCCCGCTGCGCCCGCTTGTGGTGGACGATACAGAAGAGACGCATCCTGCACGCAAGCGTCTGCACACCTtgtcgcgtgcgctgcaagAGCACGTTGCTCAGCTGTCCCAGTGGGCTGCGCTGAGCCATGTGCGGAGCGAGTATACCCccgcggagcgcggcgcggcgcccgtgTCGCCGACCCCTgcggacctcgccgaggtccagCAGGTCGAGGCCGATCTGCTGCTGCCCGGcaagcggcggcgtgtgAGCGAATCGTAGATTCTATAGACTATGCCTCGGCCGGGTCATTGAGCGAGGAGATGACCGCCTTGTATGTCTTCTGGTTGTGTTTGCGCGACTTGTGGTGGCGGCCGCGGTGGGAAATGCGCTGCACAAACTTGATGAATTGCAGGAGCGGTTGCGTAAAGTACGACTCAAAGACGAAGCACGCAATGGTGTTTACGACGACGATCGCAAACAGCTCCCAGTGGAAGGCCATCGGGAACGgcacgaggccgagcagaTTAAAGAAGAAGCCCGACTGGACAAAGAGGAAAAAGGTCGAGAgcatgccgagcacggTGAGCGACGCAAGGAGCATCGGGTTTGTATAGATCGGCTTGCGGAACGGCGGCCCGACGCTAAACACGGCCGCGACCGTGATGTACTGGAACGAGGACACGAGGAAGATGGCCGAGTTCTCTGCATTGACCACGTTCAGCTCGTCGGGGTTCAGCGGGGCGGGCTCGTACCAGTCCTGGCGGCGCGTGAGCCAGAACGTAAAgacctgcgcaagcgaGCAGATGACGACCTGCCCCATCATCGACAGCAGCACCTTTTTCGAGACGAGGTTCGCTGTCGGCCGCTTGACGTGTAGGGTGGGGTAgggcagcgtgcgcgccatcGCCACGGCGACCGGAAGGATGATAAACAGGTCAATGTACAGGAACTGGAAGTCGCCGAGACTGCTTGCGAGGTTGTACAGAATCGTGATCGAGGTGAACTGGATCAGACTGTACAGCGCCATGTACTTGAAGCATGAGAAGGATgtgacgagcgccgcacggccctCTTTGATCACCTCGATCACGCACGAAATGTcggggcgcgtcgaggtgaagggcgcggcgaccgacgcctcggcctcggagAGCGAGATACCAATATCGGCGGCCTTGAGCGCACCGCAGTCGTTCGCACCGTCGCCGCACATGCCGACCGTGTAgccgagctcctggagGCGGTCGACCAAGTCGTGTTTCTCGTCGGGCGACATGCGCGCAAAGATGGTGCCCTTGATGAGCATTCGGCGCACAATCTCGATCGGCGCATAGTCGGTCATCCACCGGAAAACGTCGCCGGTGACCACGAGCTCGTAGTCGAGCACGCTAAAGTCGCCCATCTCGGTCGAGCTCGGATCGAGATCGCGCGGCTTGAGCGTGTCGGGGTTGAGCTGCGtacgctcgtcgtcggtgcTCGTCcagtcgagcacgacgtcgTTCGGCTGCTcgggcgagccgcgcgcaaAGGTGCCGAGGaacgtcgtcgtcgactgGCCCAGCATGCcgcactcgcgcgcgacactcacggccgtgcgcgggTTGTCGCCCGTCACCATCTTGCAGCCGATATTCGCGTGGcggagcgtcgcgatgGCCGGCGCGGAGCCCGGCTTGAGCTTGTTCTCAAAGATGATCAGGCCCAGGAACTGCAGGTCGCTCTCGGCCTTTTCGCGAggcatgcgctgcgcctcgacccACGAGAGACCCGGCAGCGACTTGCCCGCGCACGCGATCACGCGGTAGCCGTGCTGGGTATAGTACGAGAGGAGATCGTCAAAGTCGTCCGGGAGGGACGACTTGTCGCAGatgtcgacgagcgcttCCGGCGCGCCCTTGACGTAGACCTCCATCGtgggcgagcgcagctGCTTTACAACCACACtcatgcggcgcagcgaaGAGACAAAGTCAAAGGTGCGGATCACAcccagctcgaggaacGGCTCGGCGTCGGGAAGCGCGCCCGCCTCGAACGCGGGGCCGCCCGACGGGCGCACGACCgtctgcacgagcgcaggcgggcgctcctcgccgctcggcgcggcgtcgatcgAGGTCTGGacgtcgtcgccctcgtcaATCGCCCAGCCGGTAAATTCAAACATCTTGACGTCGAGCGGGTCGCCAATCACCTCGCCGTTCACCACCTTTAGCGCGTGGCACGTCGTGAGCGCatggaggaggacgagcggACTGTCGCTtgcggccgacgtcgggACCTCGTCGGTGGCCTGGTGCAGCTCGCTAAACTGGTGCGCGGCATCAatggtgcgcacgccgagcacgtcgaggccgtCCTCGGTGAGCGTGCCGGTCTTGTCGAAGCACACGACATTCACCTTGCCGCCCATGTtgacgcgcgtcggcgagatgCAGAACACGCCctggcggcgcaggcgcacaaTCGCAAACGCCGTGCCGATGCTCATCGTCGCCGGCAGCGCAGGCGGCACGACGACCGTCACGAGATCGAGCACGCGGATGAGCAGCGTGCTCCACGCGATGCCGAGCTTGACAAAGTTGATCGTGTTCAGGCAGAGGCCCACGGCGGCGATGCATGCAAGGAAGCCAATGAAGCGGAACGAGTCGCGGTAGAACTTGAAGCCCATCGGCTTCGGGAAGAGCATGCCACGCACGAGCGAGCCCTTGGTCGTCTGGAagccggtgcgcacgacgatcgccttggcgctcgtctcctccgcgccggcgaccgGGCGGATGCGGATGACCTTGGTGCCGGCAAAGAGAAagtggcgcgcgaggtgcgtcgcgaggtcgctgcgcgtcgtctgcagcgtgtgcacggccgcctcggtgaTCGGCTGCTTGCTGATCGGCACGCTCTCGCCGGTGAGCATGCTCTCGTTGACGATCGCGTCGCCAGTGAGCAGCACGCTGTCCGCCGGGAGCACAGAGAGGTTggcgtccgccgcgtcATACACGTCGCCCGGCACCAGCTCGCTGCTCTCGACCATCGACCACTGCccgtcgcgcaggacgcgcacGTAGCACACGAAGCGGTTCAtctcgcgcatgcgcttgATCGTCTTTTTcgtctcgacgagcgtcgaAAAGATGCTCCCGACAGAGATGGCTGCGATACAGAACGCATAGTAGTAGTAGTCGTCCAAGCTCCAGAGCGCAATCGAGACGATCTGGAAGATGTAGAAGGGATGCAGCACCTCGCCTACCAGCAGCTCCCACGTCGTCTTGCCGGTGATCTCGATCACGTTGGCGCCAaagaccgccgcgcgctccttctccaggtcggcacgcagcccCCTCTGCATCGCCCCCGACGAGGTCCACGCAGTGTCGCGCCAGTCCTTGATCGTGCGGAAGCGCCCGCTGGGCGGGTGCAGGAGGAAGCGTGTGTAGCGGTACTCAAACatgcgcaggtcgacgacctCTTCGGCATCCCCCTCGTCCTCAAGCGGGTCCTGGAGCATCGCCTGGTACTGCGCGTGGGTGCACGGCGGatcgcgcgacgaggcggggAACACCGCACGGAGCGGGCGCGCAAACGGCACAAGCATAAACGACTCCTGGCTGAGGTCGCCCCACTGGTTCTCGACCACGACAaactcggcgtgcgcaaagTCGCACTCGCGCAAGAGGTACTGCAGGCGCCACTTGGGGAACCAGAGCacaaggagcgcgaggatgccgagcgtgagcacgcacgcgacgtGGTAGAGGAGCATGcggtcggtgcgcacggtgTAGCCCGTGATGCGGATGAGCGTGTCCTCGTCCGCAAGGTAGATCTGCTGCTTGTCGCGGCAGGACTTGTCGAGCCACACGCTCTtttgcgcctcgtcctcgaccggcgccggcccctcgtcgaggagcggcgcggcatccGGAAAGTCTTTGAGGTGCACCGGcttggcgccgagcgcgggaTCGTCGAACGGCGCCTCGTtctcgtcgtgctcggcaaacGGCTCCTCGTACGTGCCAAAGACGTTGGGGATCatgcggctcggcgagtcgcggcggcgcgacgaggtcgacgagcggtCGCTCTCGCCCTCGCTGTactcttcgtcgtcgtcgctgcgcggctCCTCGCTGTACTCGTCGGTaagcgcctgctcgtccCACGGCTCTTCCTCGCCACGGATCGTCGCAAAGAAGGAGCCGATAATGCCATTCTGCGCCGGCTcgccctgcgcctcgtcccgCGGACGGTAGGCGCGCTTGCGGTACGAGATCGCACTCGCCGTGTGCGATGCGTTCGAGCCGGTACGctcgctcgtcggcgacggctcGCGCGAGTGCGCAGCACTGTcccggcgacgccggccgcggccgcggcgctgccgccgcgagtACGTCTGGAACGACGGGCGCGCCATGACGTGGTGCATACTCGACAcagagctcggcacgccttCAGCGGCCGGGCCGTCAAAGATCGCACTGTGGTCGTCATAGCTGCCCACCTGCGAGtcccgccggcgccgccgcatcgggACGCCGGCCGGCCGCTCCTGCGACGAGGCCCACTCCTGCGCCTCCTGCAGCTCACGCTCGTCAAAGAACGACATCGAGGATGCTGCACTCGAggcacgcgcacggcgcggcatCGCAAACGGCGCCTGGtactgcgcctcggccagctcCGCGGGTCGGTCGTCCATGGCGAAGGAGGGTTAGTCAGCACCGGGCTCCTTCTCACCATGTCGCGCCACCGTGCGGT
This region of Malassezia japonica chromosome 8, complete sequence genomic DNA includes:
- a CDS encoding uncharacterized protein (EggNog:ENOG503NVS7; COG:P; TransMembrane:11 (o316-336i484-503o509-529i688-708o720-749i1228-1246o1252-1271i1292-1313o1339-1358i1370-1394o1406-1428i)) encodes the protein MDDRPAELAEAQYQAPFAMPRRARASSAASSMSFFDERELQEAQEWASSQERPAGVPMRRRRRDSQVGSYDDHSAIFDGPAAEGVPSSVSSMHHVMARPSFQTYSRRQRRGRGRRRRDSAAHSREPSPTSERTGSNASHTASAISYRKRAYRPRDEAQGEPAQNGIIGSFFATIRGEEEPWDEQALTDEYSEEPRSDDDEEYSEGESDRSSTSSRRRDSPSRMIPNVFGTYEEPFAEHDENEAPFDDPALGAKPVHLKDFPDAAPLLDEGPAPVEDEAQKSVWLDKSCRDKQQIYLADEDTLIRITGYTVRTDRMLLYHVACVLTLGILALLVLWFPKWRLQYLLRECDFAHAEFVVVENQWGDLSQESFMLVPFARPLRAVFPASSRDPPCTHAQYQAMLQDPLEDEGDAEEVVDLRMFEYRYTRFLLHPPSGRFRTIKDWRDTAWTSSGAMQRGLRADLEKERAAVFGANVIEITGKTTWELLVGEVLHPFYIFQIVSIALWSLDDYYYYAFCIAAISVGSIFSTLVETKKTIKRMREMNRFVCYVRVLRDGQWSMVESSELVPGDVYDAADANLSVLPADSVLLTGDAIVNESMLTGESVPISKQPITEAAVHTLQTTRSDLATHLARHFLFAGTKVIRIRPVAGAEETSAKAIVVRTGFQTTKGSLVRGMLFPKPMGFKFYRDSFRFIGFLACIAAVGLCLNTINFVKLGIAWSTLLIRVLDLVTVVVPPALPATMSIGTAFAIVRLRRQGVFCISPTRVNMGGKVNVVCFDKTGTLTEDGLDVLGVRTIDAAHQFSELHQATDEVPTSAASDSPLVLLHALTTCHALKVVNGEVIGDPLDVKMFEFTGWAIDEGDDVQTSIDAAPSGEERPPALVQTVVRPSGGPAFEAGALPDAEPFLELGVIRTFDFVSSLRRMSVVVKQLRSPTMEVYVKGAPEALVDICDKSSLPDDFDDLLSYYTQHGYRVIACAGKSLPGLSWVEAQRMPREKAESDLQFLGLIIFENKLKPGSAPAIATLRHANIGCKMVTGDNPRTAVSVARECGMLGQSTTTFLGTFARGSPEQPNDVVLDWTSTDDERTQLNPDTLKPRDLDPSSTEMGDFSVLDYELVVTGDVFRWMTDYAPIEIVRRMLIKGTIFARMSPDEKHDLVDRLQELGYTVGMCGDGANDCGALKAADIGISLSEAEASVAAPFTSTRPDISCVIEVIKEGRAALVTSFSCFKYMALYSLIQFTSITILYNLASSLGDFQFLYIDLFIILPVAVAMARTLPYPTLHVKRPTANLVSKKVLLSMMGQVVICSLAQVFTFWLTRRQDWYEPAPLNPDELNVVNAENSAIFLVSSFQYITVAAVFSVGPPFRKPIYTNPMLLASLTVLGMLSTFFLFVQSGFFFNLLGLVPFPMAFHWELFAIVVVNTIACFVFESYFTQPLLQFIKFVQRISHRGRHHKSRKHNQKTYKAVISSLNDPAEA